A DNA window from Brassica napus cultivar Da-Ae chromosome C1, Da-Ae, whole genome shotgun sequence contains the following coding sequences:
- the LOC106368758 gene encoding (S)-coclaurine N-methyltransferase, producing the protein METIVKVAYDASVKAVLTLLEKNLLPDVVIRRLTRLLLAGRLRSGYKPTAELQLSDLLRFVNSIKEMPIAINTEKPKTQHYELPTAFFELVLGRNMKYSSCYFSNDSNSLEDAEEAMLALYCERAKVEDGQSVLDVGCGWGSLSLYIARKYSNCKITGLCNSKTQKAFIDEKCRKRGIQNIEIIVGDISTFEHEGTYDRVLSIEMFEHMKNYGELLKKIGRWMKEDSLLFVHYFCHKTFAYHFEDVNDDDWITRHFFSGGTMPSANLLLYFQEDVTIVDHWLLNGKHYANTSEEWLKRMDKEIVAIKEIMEMTYGKEEAVKWMVYWRTFFIAVAELFGYSNGEEWMVSHFLFKKK; encoded by the exons ATGGAGACGATTGTTAAGGTAGCTTATGACGCATCCGTGAAGGCAGTTTTGACGTTGTTGGAGAAGAATCTATTACCGGATGTTGTCATAAGGAGGCTGACGCGACTGCTTCTCGCTGGTCGACTTCGTTCCGGTTACAAACCCACGGCGGAGCTGCAACTTTCCGATCTCCTCCGTTTCGTCAACT CTATAAAAGAGATGCCTATAGCCATCAATACCGAGAAGCCGAAGACTCAACACTATGAATTACCAACGGCTTTCTTCGAACTTGTTCTTGGAAGAAACATGAAATACAGCTCTTGTTACTTCTCGAACGATTCAAATAGCTTAGAAGATGCAGAGGAAGCAATGTTGGCTCTATACTGCGAAAGAGCTAAAGTGGAAGATGGACAAAGTGTTCTTGACGTCGGATGTGGCTGGGGATCTTTGTCCTTGTACATTGCCCGCAAGTACAGCAACTGCAAGATAACAGGTCTATGCAACTCAAAAACACAGAAAGCATTTATCGATGAAAAATGCCG GAAACGTGGGattcaaaatattgaaataattGTTGGAGATATTAGCACTTTTGAGCATGAAGGAACATATGACCGAGTACTCTCCATCGAAATGTTCGAG CATATGAAAAACTATGGAGAGCTTCTGAAGAAAATTGGAAGGTGGATGAAGGAAGATAGTCTTCTGTTTGTTCACTATTTCTGCCATAAGACTTTTGCTTACCACTTTGAG GATGTGAACGATGATGACTGGATCACAAGACACTTCTTCAGCGGAGGAACAATGCCATCAGCAAATCTTCTCCTCTACTTCCAA GAAGATGTTACAATTGTGGATCATTGGCTACTAAATGGGAAGCATTATGCAAATACCAG TGAAGAGTGGCTGAAGAGAATGGACAAGGAGATAGTTGCAATAAAGGAGATAATGGAGATGACTTATGGGAAAGAGGAGGCAGTGAAGTGGATGGTTTACTGGAGAACCTTCTTCATCGCGGTTGCTGAGCTTTTCGGATACAGCAATGGAGAAGAGTGGATGGTTTCACACTTCCTGTTCAAGAAGAAGTGA
- the LOC106368759 gene encoding uncharacterized protein At4g33100: MGLLKKKDSTSASSSASPCTDLRNAYHNCFNKWYSEKFVKGQCDKEECVAEWDKYRHCLSENLDGKLLTRMLEVDGELNPTKQS; this comes from the exons ATGGgcttgttgaagaaaaaggattcAACTTCTGCTAGCTCCTCTGCTTCACCCTGTACTGATTTGCGAAATGCTTACCACAACTGCTTCAACAA ATGGTATTCAGAGAAGTTCGTGAAAGGTCAATGTGATAAAGAAGAGTGTGTTGCTGAGTGGGATAAGTACAGACACTGTCTCTCG GAGAATCTAGATGGTAAACTTCTCACTCGCATGTTGGAAGTCGATGGTGAGCTGAACCCAACAAAGCAAAGCTGA